In Euphorbia lathyris chromosome 2, ddEupLath1.1, whole genome shotgun sequence, the sequence TGAAGCAATTATTCAAATAAAATAACTTGTTGTTGCCAATTTTTGAAATATACAATTCTTGGAGGTTATTCCACAATCTTCGTGCACGAGTTTCGTTAAAAATGTGGTTGTATACATTGTCTTCGACAAACTATTAGATAAAAGCACAAAATTACTCATGCTCAAATCCCCAATTTACATTTGTCTTGCTTTCGAGTTTATTTTGTCGAACACCAATTATAGATACCCATTTTGTCCGGGtaacttttcattttttttgtgatttttattcTTGTAACAttcttattttataaatatttacatGATAGacatttattaaatataatgaGTATGTTGTAGTTAATCATATTTTACAAAAGGGAAAAGAAATATTCTTAATAGTCAATTAAATTGGTTAAATGTTTATGTTATCAGTAGTGCTCACCTGGaccctgaatgaccaaattggttattcaccgttagatccaagcttattaaatttaagcttTAGGATGATTTACATCTCCACCACATGATCATAATAAACTTAGATCTAATGATGaataaccaaattcatttggttattCAGGGTCCATATGAACACCACTGATTATGTTATAAGGAtttaatcaatcaattaaaGATATTAGTTATTAATTAAAAGAATGTTATTTTTAAGTTAATAtatctataatgaaatttaattgGATAAAATtggtatatttaaaaaataaagaaaattactaattaatgtttATATTATAAGAATTTTGTGCAATTGGAAGCAAATGAAATCTGTATACTGATTAATGTTATAGGataaacatttaatttttgaaatgagAATGGAAGGAATATGAACAATATTTTATCACCCAAAATCATAAAGGCTCAAACCCAGATCCATTCTAATAGGCTCAAAGGCCCAAATCCAGATCCAGACACTCACTAATTAAGACTATTAGCATACTATTAGTCCCTAATTAATTAGGAAACTCTCTGCATAAAGAAGAGGGACCCAAGCAGATAAAAAAGGGAAGAGGGGTGGTGTAATTTTAGTGTGTGTCAGGCATACCACCTGAGATGGTATGCCACATCCAATCACATGTTGacacttattaaaaaaaatatttaaaaaatttaaatatcaaagtattttttttatgtccCACGTCCTTATCCTTGGTGCCGTGATTCTTCCTCAACCCTCCTGTAAAACCATAtactctttcaaaaaaaaaaaaggaaaaccaACATTAATGCCAGAAACTTCATTACAGatttaaagcaaaaaaagaaaaacaacatatttttttttcttttggaaaaTCATATCATTTTGAACTCAAATTTCATTTCTTTCTCAAGCTTCACCAATATGTCCTTGGAACAACCACCTTaactttcatctatttcttaAATAGCTCAATGAAGGTCTTAACTATAATAAGCATTACAAAATCCTCCATCATTATTAAATTCTATTATTGAGAAAGACCAAAAATAGATTATGATTAATGGATTATTATCTAAGTTGTTGGGTTGGGATTATGAAAGAAAATGGAATTCAGATTAAGAGGGATTATGAAAGAGATGATAGTCAGATTAGTGGGTTTTCAGTGGTGGTGTCGATGAAGGAAGAGGAATGGAGATTACGAAAGAGATGAAATTTAAATTAGCGATTTTTCGATGGTGGTGCCGGTGAAGGAAGAAGAACTGAAAAGTAAGGTTTGTGGCCATCAGGGCTGGTCTTGAGCCTAGGCCCGGGGTGCGCCGGCTTAGGAGCCAAGACCGGAGGAGGCTCaaaattttttttagctttgTAAATAAATTGCTTATGTTTTAAATATTACAAATAAATTGAAACTAGCATAATGGTATTGCATTGTCTTCCAACCAAAGATGATATGAGTTCAATTCTCAcctttgtaatttattttaatatataaatattatagaTAGTAAAGAGGGCATGAGTTCGATCCAcctttgtaattttttagaataattatttttaatttgattaaatttaaaaattaaaaagagtttCTTTTAATTACCTtaaattgattaaatttgaaaattaaaaattaatttatgtaatgatatgaataaaaatcaattaataaattttttattaaaggagTCCTTACTGCTTGTTTTGCCTAAAACCTctaaattgtcaggaccggcACTGGTGGCCATAGTGTTCATGAGAGAGAAGCTTGAGAGAGAATATTTGAGGGCAGATGTAAACAAGTAGAAGATGGGACTTGAGATGTgagaataattataaaatttaaaataattaaatatttttttaataagtgTCTAAAAATAAGGTTAAAAATACTCAAGAAGATGGGTGAGAGGGTCAGAAAAGAGGCAGAAAAATAAGGTTAGGCAAGGAAAAAGAGCAAGAGACAAAAAGAAAGAAGTTGTTTCTTCCTCATTAAATACTCCCGACACAATAAGTAAGCTATCACTTTtgtcatttttacattttattttttattttttttgaagccctatttttacctttttcttaGTTGTTTTTCTTTGCTGTCTTCATTACACTGCCTGCTCAGTTGCTCATTTTTATTAGTTGTTTTTCTTTCATTCATTCACTATTCAGCTCTTTTCTTCACACTAAAGATACATTTGCAATACAAAAAAAGTTGAGGTTAAATCAATAACAAACCCAGTGAAACTTCTTTTtaccaaaagaaaaacataaaaaattgcAGATAAGCATCTCTGTTTTTCTTAATCCGTAGCAAACACACGAATCACCATGGGACCTGCATTTCGGGTTCAACGAACTCCAAGAAAAGCAACAAGTCGGTCACATTTCTGTCAAAAAAGAAAATAcgaaaagaaaaacacaataaaggcCGATTTACCTTAGGAAAAACCACATGCATGAGTAGATCGGACCTTCCAGGGACCTCGAAAGAGCCGATCGGTGGCCATCCACCCTACAAGTGGCTCAGACCATCGACAAACTCTGCAAAAGGAGTAGATCAGAGTATCCGTTTCACCcataaaaaaaccaaaagatCTAGTCATCAGAATGTCTGACTAAGGCCGAACCATTGCGAGAGGAAGAGAGAAAGACGGGAAAGATGAGAGCCGTCGTGAAACCTCCATCATTTCCGTCGGAGTAGAATGCTACAGATGAGTAAACCGGCTGTCATAGGGTTAAATTTGGGTTTAGTTAGTATATATGGTGGATAAAAAGAGTTTGGGCCTTGGTTGTGGCTTTAACCCATTTTCATTTGCTATTGGGCCGAAATCAGGTGAGTTTCCTGAATTCTAAATGCCTATatcaattgttttttttttggtttattttctttttatcaattGGTTTCTGTGACCTCCTTTTCAACTTAGTTTTGACTAATGGATCAAATTAGGTTTTTCCAATTGAGTTTAGTTTTGACTAATGGATCAAATTAGGTTTTTCCAATTgagtttaattttgttttggtaccttgatttgtttaatttaattagtaAAACCTTTTTCTAATTGAACTTTTAATAAactatttgatatattatagaATAATTTGGTTAAATTTAatcaatctttttttttcttataaaaaaataaaattaattaaaattaaacgaCTTGATTTATAACCCTATGTCATAGGGATATAAGTTAAACGTGTACAAAACTAACGAAGTAAAGGCGAGTCAATTTATACCTTTATGTTATAGGGGTATGAAAGTGGTTCAAATAAAGTTAATTCAAACGGAATACCTCAATTTATATGTCTATGTTATGAGCGTGTAAGAGCGGTAAaagtaataaaatttaaaacgaACTAATTTATGTGCCTATGTTATAGAAACATAAATTAGACGTTAccgaaattaataaaattatactcttgcattataaaaataaaatacatatgtattaataaaattgagataaatcaaataaatttaacaCAAAAATCACATCTTTCAGTACCAATAATTGGACGGGGTAGGGTGATTAATCAAGtttttcttccctacacgtaaccgacaAACGAACCTAGAATCTCTATTTCGCAGACCTCCTTATTCAttaaaatttatccaatttcaGTGTCCAATCACGTCTTAATTTTTATTGGTGGCGGctctaaaaaatagttttaatttGGAAAAACTATTAACCGATTTAGCCTCCAGCGACACCAATAACATATAGGAGAtactattttaataaaattatcaaCATTTGGTTTTGATATAATTATTCATGTCAATTTGAGGTATAAAAACTTACTAGTATGTGGATGTAACATAAAATACAATCAATTATATGTGCATGTAACATAAAATACAATTGattatatgttaattaattattattattatattagatatatttaatattttatggtTGAAACATTCTAAACcatattttaaaaaatcacATTATTGTCTGGCGTAACACTTAATTAGCATATAATTACCTATATTTTATATCACCTCAACATTAGCATATAATAACTTttatttaaaatcaaatataaagtCCATTGTGAATTAAGGTACCAAAAGAGTATACTTTTCGAAAGGCCATCATTTCATTTACCCAAATAGCACTAGTTCAACTTCCTAATATAAAGATAAACGAAAACAGATTATGAGGGTGAGCTCAACGGTAAAGAAGTAACTTTTGTGATGTCCCTGTTGGATTAAAATCCAACATTATGGGCTTTACATGTATAATTGTAATTATGGGCTATCATATGTATGAGCCCGATTAAGTGATCTAAATTAGTTTATGGACCTGTGGCATATATAATGGGTATGGGCTTAAATATGTGTAGATACCCAGTTGTAATTTACTAATACTATGATGGGCAGATTAGTAATTGCGACAATTAGGTTTTCAGTATAAATATAGGGTTATGGTCCCTAGGGCATTAGCATTCTGAAATCTACAGTCTTCCTCATCAAGTGTAGAtgtgctagttgcttttagcccTAGAAGACCAATCAACCTAAGGTGTCTCTGATTCTCTTCAATCTCTGCGCTATGGATTCAGGTACGCTTCCGCTTTAGATCTGAATGAGTTAACATGAGTTTATGATCTTGTGGTTTGTGGATCTAATTCCAATAAGTAtttccaacaagtggtatcagagctactCATGGTAGATTCattgagattttattttacttcGATGAAAggtttttcttttggttttcgCCAATCTTATGCTAACGATTTAGGAATCAATATTAATTGATTCAGAGACATTCAATTGAATATCAATATTCTTTTAAATTTGGTTTTCTTATGTTTTAGTTTATCAATGTTTTCAGTACGTcgtttttttttcctttgtttcTAAACATGGAAAAATCTTATGGTCTTGCTTTTggatcaagttttttttttacttgtatGTTATGGATTGAGAATCGCTTATgatatctatttttatttttgaggttTTAAACAttgattcaaagattttaattTGATGAACTCTTCAAACTTTTCAGTTGACTTGTTTTATTACAAATCaaaaattttagatattaatgTCTTTTATATTGTTTTTTAATTCATAAAAACTTCATAATTTTAGACTTTTgaagtttttgtgttttaatattTCGGTTACAAAAAATATTTGTAACAACTTTGGTATTTTGGTTAAATTTAAAGTTTTGGTTACAATTGTTTTTGTAACAACTTTGATATTTCGGTTACATTAATAGTTATAAATTTTTTGTAACAATTTTGGTATTTATTTCCTCATATTCATGTGTTggttataagttttttttaataacttcAGTATTTATTTATGCACATTAATGTGTTggttataaattttaataataacttcagtatttatttctttatggtTTGGTAATAAAGTTTTGtaataatttcaaaatttattcCTTACATTAGTGTTTCGGTTACAACATTTTTGTAATAACTTTTGTATTTATTAAACATTAatgttttgattttgaaattgatttaTGATTCGGTTTTAAGttctaaaaaatttcaaatcatGGTATAGATGTCAATTAAATATGTAACAACTATTTGAGTTTTCATGTAAATATTAAACTTATCCAAagatatgtttattatttgatatgatttattattaatatttgattgatacaATAAGATTACCACTTACAAGTTAATATTTATGTCCAAAGACAAAATATTAATGTTGTGCTAGGTGTCTTATAATGAGATTAAccttgatttgatttttttttatttgcccAATTTTCTGATAATAAacttttgtgattttatttgagacaaatatataatattggGCGATTATgtgaattaaagaaaaaatattttggGCATAATCATTTTATGCAGTTATTTAGTTTCGATGACCATACTTTTGTTATGAGAGTTTGTTATgactaaatatttatatattgtcaaaatatttttggtttttaagTTATATAtgacaatatataaatattaaagttttttatGGTCAATTATGTATACTTGTCTCATTTGTATTCAAGTCATGGTTATAGACGTTTTATATAAATTAGTTTAAGCAACATCCCGCCAAAGTGGGCTCTCTTGTGGAGATTAATTTGATATATAACATCTATTCGGTTTTGTGTGTCTATTAATTCATGCGGATATTACCCGGCCCAAAGGAAGGCTAATATTTGGCCGAATTACATGCACACCTGTGGCAATAAATATGTAACAATTATCTAGTTTTTCATGTGAATAATAAATTTGTCCAAAGATAACTTTATTATTTGACAGGACTTATTGTTAATGTTTGATTGCTACAACAAGATGACCACTTACAAGTCAATATTTCTGTCCAAAGACTAAATATTGATGTTGTGCTAGGTATCTTGTGATGGGATTTGCCATGATTTGATTTTTCTGTCTACccaaattcaaatatatataacttatgCGAGCTTGTTAACTTCTTTGTTATTGAATTTGATGCCATTATATTTGCTCATAATTCATTCAATTTGCATATTGAACGATGTTATTTAAAGGTTTGAAAGAGAACATTATGTTAGTTCTCAATATGAAGTTTTGAAAGAGAACATTATGCTAGTTCTCAATATTGTTGATCTGGGCATTGTATTAGGAATTGATTAACTCACCGTCGTAATGACATTCGGTACTGATAATGATAAAATTCATCATGAGAAGTGGGAAAGATCAAATCGCATAAGTCTAATGATCATGAAACGTGCCATTCCTGAAGCCTTTAGGGGCACTATGTCTGATGAGGTAGTAACAGCTAAGGGTTTCCTTGATAAAATTGAGAAGAGATTTGCAAAGAATGAAAAAGCTGAAACCAGCACCTTGTTGGCAAGTCTCCTCTCAATGAAGTATAAAGGGAAAGGAAACATTAGGGAGTACATCATGGAGATGTCTCATCTTGCTGCTAAATTAAAGGCACTTAAGTTAGAGCTGTCTGAAGACTTGCTCGTGCATCTGGTAATGATCTCTCTTCCTGCACAATTCAGTCAGTTTAGAGTGAGCTATAATTGTCAAAAGGAAAAATGGACATTGAATGAGCTCATCTCTCATTGTGTGCAAGAAGAGGAGAGATTGCAGCAAGATAAGACTGAAAGTGCTCATTTGGTTGTTGCCTCTAAGAATGTTCATAAAAGGAAGAAAGTTGCAGGTCCTGCTCCTCAGAAAAGGCAAAAGGTGCAGATTCCAGAAGATGGATGTTTCTTTTGCAAAGTTGCAGGACATATGAGGAAGGATTGTACCAAATATCACGCTTGGCGTGCAAAGAAAGGTACGCCGCTTCTCACTTTTGTTTGTTCTGAAGTTAATTTATCTTCAGTGCCTGGACACACTTGGTGGGTAGATTCTGGTGCTACTACTCACATTAGTATGTCCGTGCAAGGTTGCTTGAGCTGCCGAAAACCAAATGATGGTGAAAGACACATTTATATGGGAATGATACGATActcttcttttgtttgttctaaggttatttttttttgtgcttgAACACACTTGATGAATTATATTGTTGGTATTATTATTCATATTGATGTGTTTGTGCGAAGTTGTCTAACCTAACATTCATTTGATGGTGAAAGATACATCTATATGGGAATGTTAAGGTAGAAAGTATTGACAATATACATATTAATATTACATTTGAGGACCGGTGTATATTCATATTTGAAGAAGACTTATTGCACCACCCTGTTAGGTGGATTTTGGTttctattttaaataaattcaaatatgTTTGTTTAAGAATAGGAAATTGTCTTTATCAAAATTTAGTTATGATGAACACTatacatttatttatatttggCAATCTTTATATGTTTGATATTGTTTTCTAAAATAATGAAACCTTGCAAACTGGTCCACATTTTGAGAATATTAATGAAAAagaattttaaatataagttcCATTTCTCCAAAGAGAATTGAAA encodes:
- the LOC136216694 gene encoding uncharacterized protein yields the protein MTFGTDNDKIHHEKWERSNRISLMIMKRAIPEAFRGTMSDEVVTAKGFLDKIEKRFAKNEKAETSTLLASLLSMKYKGKGNIREYIMEMSHLAAKLKALKLELSEDLLVHLVMISLPAQFSQFRVSYNCQKEKWTLNELISHCVQEEERLQQDKTESAHLVVASKNVHKRKKVAGPAPQKRQKVQIPEDGCFFCKVAGHMRKDCTKYHAWRAKKGTPLLTFVCSEVNLSSVPGHTWWVDSGATTHISMSVQGCLSCRKPNDGERHIYMGMIRYSSFVCSKVIFFCA